In the Alkaliphilus flagellatus genome, one interval contains:
- a CDS encoding UbiD family decarboxylase, giving the protein MERQMLRASIQELGDRGQLLHCNKEVDPRFELGAVLKHFNNEQPILFNKVKGGKIPVIGAMFGNRNLYYQMIRATGEDRIFKMMNAIANPKPTKLLTKGPVMENIITRNIDLPKMFPIPTFHGGDSSSYITAGIVVLKDPETGQRHTSVRRLQVNGENEVNILVASSLAKSQYAFMENQNKPLEVAIILGYDYYLLLASQISAATYGVDKYEVDSALRGEALELVKCRSVDLEVPAYAEIVLEGIMPPNKRVEEGPFGELMGYYGERALHPVVQVKTVMHRNNPIFQTSFPCREEHLANGLIREIELYGILKNLVDIKDVNVTVSGGCRFHAFISINKKFEGDGKSAIIGALASSKDVKHVVVVDEDVDIYNHDDIEWAIATRVQGSRDMVIVPGALGSGLEPSHVARGVTDKVGIDATKPLGEAGKGFKRAIIPGYEKIDIEKYFPGLG; this is encoded by the coding sequence ATGGAAAGACAAATGTTACGGGCCTCCATACAGGAACTGGGGGACAGGGGACAATTACTCCACTGTAATAAAGAAGTTGACCCAAGGTTTGAACTAGGGGCAGTTTTAAAACATTTTAACAATGAGCAGCCTATTCTATTTAATAAGGTAAAGGGTGGCAAAATTCCAGTTATAGGAGCTATGTTCGGAAATAGGAATCTATATTACCAAATGATAAGAGCCACTGGAGAAGATCGTATTTTTAAAATGATGAATGCCATAGCCAACCCTAAGCCTACAAAGCTTCTGACAAAAGGGCCAGTAATGGAAAATATTATTACTAGAAATATTGATTTGCCAAAGATGTTTCCGATTCCAACCTTTCATGGAGGAGATTCTTCTAGCTATATTACAGCAGGAATTGTTGTGTTAAAGGACCCGGAAACAGGACAGAGGCATACATCTGTTAGAAGGCTTCAAGTTAATGGTGAAAATGAAGTGAATATTTTAGTAGCATCTTCTTTAGCTAAAAGCCAGTATGCATTTATGGAAAATCAAAATAAGCCTTTGGAGGTTGCTATTATATTAGGTTACGACTATTATCTGCTTTTGGCATCCCAAATTAGTGCCGCTACCTATGGCGTAGATAAATATGAGGTAGATTCTGCTCTAAGGGGAGAAGCATTAGAACTAGTAAAATGTAGAAGCGTAGATTTGGAAGTACCAGCCTATGCAGAAATTGTTTTAGAGGGTATTATGCCTCCTAATAAGAGGGTAGAAGAAGGACCATTTGGAGAACTAATGGGATATTACGGAGAGAGGGCACTCCATCCTGTAGTTCAGGTAAAAACAGTAATGCATAGAAACAATCCAATTTTTCAAACTTCTTTTCCATGTAGGGAAGAGCATTTAGCAAATGGGTTGATAAGGGAGATAGAGTTATACGGCATATTAAAGAATTTAGTCGATATAAAGGATGTAAATGTAACTGTATCAGGGGGATGTCGCTTTCATGCCTTCATATCTATTAATAAAAAATTTGAAGGAGACGGAAAGAGTGCAATAATAGGGGCATTAGCAAGCAGTAAGGATGTTAAACACGTTGTAGTAGTAGATGAAGACGTTGATATTTATAATCACGATGATATTGAATGGGCAATTGCGACTAGGGTACAGGGGTCTAGAGATATGGTTATAGTTCCAGGTGCATTAGGGTCTGGGCTTGAACCATCCCATGTTGCAAGGGGAGTAACAGATAAGGTAGGAATAGATGCTACTAAGCCTTTAGGGGAGGCTGGCAAAGGTTTTAAAAGGGCAATAATCCCTGGATATGAAAAGATAGATATTGAAAAATATTTTCCAGGATTAGGCTAA
- a CDS encoding BMC domain-containing protein, with product MKQALGMIETRSLVAAIQAADTMVKSADVKIVDLNYVGSGIISVIVSGEVAAVQAAVANGRETAEELAEIISTNVIPRPHEEVGKILD from the coding sequence ATGAAGCAAGCCTTAGGAATGATTGAGACGAGGAGTTTGGTGGCCGCCATTCAGGCAGCAGATACAATGGTAAAGTCGGCAGATGTTAAAATAGTGGATTTGAATTATGTAGGATCTGGAATAATTTCCGTAATAGTTTCTGGAGAAGTAGCTGCGGTTCAGGCTGCTGTAGCTAATGGTAGGGAAACAGCAGAGGAATTGGCCGAGATCATATCCACAAATGTAATACCAAGACCCCATGAGGAAGTTGGCAAAATACTAGATTAG
- a CDS encoding BMC domain-containing protein, whose product MRAALGLIEAVGLTAAITALDAASKAADIKLVGYEKVIGAGKAVSVTIQIAGEVAAVQASVDAGVAAANRIGRVLSYHVIPRPHEEVDLLIKGFEKNLKSNFSKKNLDKNNSNKDNSKKSSEKAEETKSKNKEEKTKKEEE is encoded by the coding sequence GTGAGGGCAGCCTTAGGGTTAATAGAGGCAGTAGGCTTAACAGCTGCTATTACAGCCTTAGACGCAGCTAGTAAGGCGGCGGATATAAAGCTAGTTGGCTATGAAAAAGTTATTGGTGCCGGTAAGGCGGTTAGCGTAACTATACAAATAGCTGGAGAAGTAGCAGCAGTACAGGCAAGTGTAGATGCAGGTGTGGCAGCAGCAAACCGTATAGGTAGAGTTTTATCTTATCATGTTATACCACGCCCACATGAAGAGGTAGATTTATTAATTAAAGGCTTTGAAAAGAATTTAAAGTCCAATTTTAGTAAGAAAAATCTAGACAAAAATAATTCTAATAAAGATAATTCTAAAAAATCTTCTGAGAAAGCAGAAGAAACAAAATCAAAAAATAAAGAAGAAAAGACTAAAAAAGAGGAGGAATAA
- a CDS encoding BMC domain-containing protein, which produces MGQALGMIETKGLVGAVEAADAMVKAANVTLVGYEKIGFGLVTVMVRGDVGAVKAATDAGAEAARAVGELHSVHVIPRPHSEVERVLLKGE; this is translated from the coding sequence ATGGGTCAGGCATTAGGAATGATAGAAACTAAAGGTTTAGTAGGTGCGGTTGAAGCGGCAGATGCTATGGTAAAGGCGGCAAATGTTACTTTAGTAGGCTACGAGAAAATAGGATTTGGATTAGTAACAGTTATGGTAAGAGGAGATGTTGGTGCAGTAAAAGCTGCAACGGATGCAGGTGCTGAGGCAGCTAGAGCAGTTGGAGAGCTACATTCAGTACACGTAATACCAAGACCACATTCAGAGGTTGAAAGGGTTTTATTAAAGGGAGAATAG
- a CDS encoding EutN/CcmL family microcompartment protein gives MHIGRVVGTVVATRKDERLIGCKLMITQPLNVEEKPIGEALITVDTVGAGIGELVIYTVGTAARYAADKLQSPIDASIVGIIDNIDIYKELISSDYENMK, from the coding sequence ATGCACATAGGCAGAGTAGTTGGAACGGTAGTAGCCACAAGAAAAGATGAAAGGTTAATAGGATGCAAATTAATGATTACACAGCCTCTTAATGTGGAGGAAAAACCTATAGGAGAAGCTTTAATTACAGTAGACACTGTAGGTGCTGGTATTGGAGAGCTTGTAATCTATACTGTAGGTACAGCGGCTAGATATGCGGCGGATAAATTACAGTCCCCTATTGATGCATCTATTGTAGGGATTATTGATAATATTGATATTTATAAGGAGCTTATATCCTCCGACTATGAAAATATGAAATAA